The genomic stretch GAGACAGTACCCCCAAGTCTCTTTTTTATATTGATATATCATTCTTTTATCACTTTTTGTTTATGTTATAATGAAGGTTGGAAAATAGAAACGTTGATACATAGTGAGGGATTAAACAATGGCCGGTTATACGCCTATGATACAGCAATATTTAAAAATAAAGGCAGAGCACCAGGATGCCTTTTTATTTTTTCGCCTGGGTGATTTTTATGAAATGTTTTTTGAGGACGCCAAAAAAGCGTCACAAGAGCTGGAAATTACGTTAACGAGCAGAGACGGCGGTGCGGCTGAAAAAATACCGATGTGCGGTGTGCCGTATCATTCTGCTTCCGCGTATATCGAACAGCTTATTAAAAAAGGATACAAAGTGGCGATCTGTGAACAGACGGAAGATCCGAAAGCCGCAAAGGGCGTTGTGAAAAGAGAAGTAGTTCAGCTGATTACGCCCGGAACTGTAATGGACGGCAAAGGCATCCATGAGTCGGAAAATAATTTTATCGCATCTGTTTCAGCCTGCTCGAACGGATACGGACTTGCTCTGTCTGATTTAACAACGGGAGAAAATTTGGCTGTTTTGATTGAACGGCTTGAAGACGTCATATCAGAAATTTATTCAGTCGGCGCACGGGAAATCGTGGTTTCAGGAAGCTTGGATGCCGATACAGTGGCACAGCTGAGAGAGCGGTGCGGTGCAACGATTTCAATTGAAGACGGAGAAACAGACGAACACGTAACGATCATTGAGCACTTAAATAATGAAGATATAACAAAAACATTTCTGCGCTTATATACGTATTTGAAAAGAACCCAAAAGCGCAGCCTTGATCATCTTCAGCCCGTGCAGGTGTATGAGCTTGAGGAAGCGATGAAAATTGACTTGTACTCAAAGCGTAATCTGGAGCTGACCGAAACGATTCGTTCGAAAAATAAAAAAGGCTCCCTTTTGTGGCTGCTGGATGAAACAAAAACGGCAATGGGAGGCCGGCTACTTAAACAGTGGATTGACCGGCCGCTTATCAGAGTCAATCAAATCGAAGAGCGCCAAGAAATGGTGGAAACATTAATGTCCCATTTCTTTGAACGGGAAGATCTGCGTGAACGTTTAAAAGAAGTATATGACTTAGAACGCCTTGCCGGCCGCGTTGCATTCGGAAATGTCAATGCCCGGGATTTGATTCAGCTGAAGGAATCGTTAAAGCAAGTGCCTGGCATCAAACAGCTGGTTGCTTCACTGGCTCATGACAAGGCCAAGGAACGTGCAAAGCGCATTGACCCTTGCGGGGATGTACTTGAACTGCTGGAAGAAGCGCTGTACGAAAACCCTCCTTTATCGGTAAAAGAAGGGAACCTGATTAAAGATGGTTATAATCAAAAGCTTGATGAATATCGTGATGCAAGCAGAAACGGAAAAGACTGGATTGCCCGCCTGGAACAGCAGGAGCGGGAATACACAGGCATTCGCTCTTTAAAGGTCGGCTTTAATAAAGTTTTCGGTTATTACATTGAAGTGACAAAAGCAAACTTGCATTTGCTTGAGGAAGGGCGTTATGAGCGGAAGCAGACGTTAACCAATGCAGAGCGCTACATTACACCTGAATTAAAAGAAAAAGAAGCGCTCATTTTAGAGGCGGAAAATAACATCTGTGAGCTGGAGTACGAGCTGTTTACCGAGCTGCGCGAGAAAGTGAAGCAGTATATTCCGCGGCTGCAGCAGCTTGCAAAACAGATGAGCGAGCTGGACGCACTGCAATGCTTTGCGACAATCAGTGAAAATCGCCACTACACGAAACCAGAGTTCTCTAAAGATGAAGTCGAAGTGATTGAAGGCAGACACCCGGTTGTTGAAAAAGTCATGGACAGCCAGGAATATGTCCCGAACAACTGTATGATGGGCGATAACAGACAAATGCTTCTCATTACAGGTCCAAACATGTCAGGGAAAAGCACGTATATGAGACAAATCGCGCTCATTTCCATTATGGCGCAAATCGGCTGCTTTGTACCCGCGAAAAAAGCGGTGCTCCCGATTTTCGATCAAATTTTTACGCGAATCGGCGCTGCAGATGATTTGATTTCCGGACAAAGTACATTTATGGTAGAAATGCTTGAAGCGAAAAATGCGATTGTCAATGCGACGAAAAACAGCCTCATTCTGTTTGATGAAATCGGGCGGGGAACGTCCACTTATGACGGCATGGCGCTGGCACAGGCGATTATTGAATATGTTCACGATCATATCGGCGCCAAGACGCTGTTCAGCACACACTATCACGAGCTGACCGTTCTTGAGGACAAGCTGCCCCAGCTGAAAAACGTTCATGTTCGCGCTGAAGAATATAACGGAACGGTTGTCTTTCTTCATCAAATTAAAGAAGGTGCGGCTGATAAAAGCTATGGTATCCATGTAGCTCAGCTTGCCGAACTGCCGGGAGATCTGATTGCGCGCGCTCAAGATATTTTAAAAGAGCTTGAGCATTCAGGAAACAAACCGGAAGTGCCGGTGCAGAAACCTCAGGTGAAAGAAGAGCCGGCACAGCTGTCCTTTTTTGACGAAGCGGAAAAGCCGGCTGAAACACCAAAGCTTTCAAAAAAAGAAAAGCAAGTGATCGATGCTTTCAAATCACTTAATATACTGGATATGACACCGCTTGAAGCGATGAATGAAATGTACAAGCTGCAAAAGAAATTACATTAAAACGGGGTGATGAATGTGGCAAAAGTCATCCAACTGTCAGATGAGCTTTCAAATAAAATAGCGGCGGGCGAGGTTGTGGAACGGCCCGCCTCAGTCGTCAAAGAATTGGTGGAAAATGCGATCGACGCTGACAGCACAGTCATTGAAATCGATATTGAGGAAGCAGGCCTTGCATCCATTCGGGTCTTGGATAACGGCGAAGGAATGGAGAATGAAGATTGCAAGCGAGCTTTCCGGCGCCACGCAACGAGTAAAATAAAAGATGAAAATGATTTATTCAGGGTGAGAACGCTCGGTTTCAGGGGAGAAGCCCTGCCGAGTATCGCGTCAGTCTCTCATCTGGAGATTACAACAAGCACTGGTGAAGGAGCTGGGACGAAGCTCGTCCTCCAAGGAGGAAACATCATTTCCGAATCGCGTTCCTCAAGCAGGAAGGGAACTGAAATTGTCGTTTCCAACCTGTTTTTTAACACACCGGCCCGTTTGAAATATATGAAAACCGTTCATACAGAGCTTGGAAACATTACAGATGTGGTTAACCGTATTGCTCTGGCGCATCCAGAGGTATCGATCCGCCTGCGCCATCATGGGAAAAACCTGCTTCAAACGAACGGAAACGGAGATGTGCGCCATGTACTGGCAGCGATTTACGGCACGGCTGTCGCCAAAAAAATGCTTCCGCTGCATGTGAGCTCCTTGGATTTTGAAGTAAAGGGATATATCGCCCTCCCAGAGATTACACGGGCGTCGAGAAACTATATGTCGTCTGTGGTCAATGGCCGTTACATTAAAAATTTCCCGCTCGTCAAAGCGGTTCATGAAGGCTATCATACGCTTCTGCCGATCGGACGCCATCCGATTACTTTTATAGAAATTACGATGGACCCGATTTTAGTCGATGTCAACGTGCATCCATCGAAGCTTGAGGTCCGGCTCAGCAAGGAAACAGAGCTTCATGACTTAATACGTGACGGAATTAAAGATGTGTTTAAACAGCAGCAGCTGATTCCTAGTGCCCAGGTCCCGAAAAAATCAGCACCTGCCATCAAAAATGAGCAGCAGTTTATAACCTTTGATGAAAAGCCTCCGGAAAAAAAAGTTCCGGAAAAATCGACTGCGCCATCTTATTCACCGATGAAGCTCAGCTCAGTCGTAAAAGAGCCGGTTGATGCGGAGGAAAAATTGCCCCCTCTCCAATTTGATGCTCCTCCTATCGTTGATCAGGAACAAACCCTTGAGGTGTCCGATGTTTCAGCAGAACAGCCTGAAACATTTGAGCAGGAATGCCATGAGGAACAGCCGCAGCCAGCGTCTGATCGGGTTCCAATTATGTACCCGATTGGCCAGATGCACGGGACTTATATATTGGCACAAAACGAAAACGGCCTATATATTATCGACCAGCACGCCGCCCAAGAACGTATTAAATATGAGTACTTCCGTGAAAAGGTGGGGGAGGTTGAGCCTGAGGTGCAGGAGATGATTGTACCGCTGACGTTCCACTACTCCACAAATGAGGCTTTGATTATTGAACAGCACAAACAAGAGCTCGAAAGCGTCGGTGTCTTTTTAGAGTCATTCGGCTCTAACAGTTACATCGTCCGCTGCCACCCAGCCTGGTTTCCAAAGGGAGAAGAAGCAGAGCTTATAGAAGAAATCATTCAGCAGGTGCTCGACTCCAAAAATATAGATATTAAAAAACTTCGCGAGGAAGCGGCGATTATGATGAGCTGCAAAGGCTCCATCAAAGCAAATCGCCACCTCAGAAACGACGAAATCAAAGCGCTTCTGGACGACCTCCGAAGCACATCAGACCCATTTACATGCCCGCACGGCCGCCCGATCATCATTCACCACTCGACATATGAGATGGAAAAGATGTTCAAACGCGTGATGTAGCGGGGGTGGTAGGCATTGATCCATTCTCTGAATGGATCAATGCTTTTTTTGTACTCCTTCGAGTGTCAGATTATAAGAAACGGTTGTAAACGTGTGAGCAGTGTTAACGCATTATACTTCATGGTTCCTCCGTATAACAAAATTTCCATTTACAGGCAATTGGGATTAATGTATATTTTGGGTGAGGGGGTGGAAACATATGGCATGTGGTCCGAAGATCATTATCTTTTTGGATGAACTTGATGATCCAAATGTGAGAATCATTTTAGAATGCAGAATTTAAATTACAACATTGTGTTTTGCTCCCTGTTCGTGTGAACAGGGAGATTTTTTCGTTTATATAACTGGTGATGTCCAAATATAGGGTGTTATGAATTTTCCATATCTGCCATCGGCTTTAAGCTGCTTCTCTATTAGGCTGGTTATCAAAAGCAAGTTCAATGATAGCCATGAAAGCTGATATCACAACAAGCAAGACATCTGGAATATAAATAGACTGCATAAAGTAATCTGCAAAACAGATCGTTATAAGATTGCTGATAAAATACAGTATAAAAGCAAAAAGTGCAGTCTTTTTCAATGAAAGTGATTTTGCCAAAATGATAGAGATAATCTTTGTGAGTGGGTCTATGATTAAACCTACAGCAAAGCAGGCTAAAATAAATAAAGCTAATGTTTGATTGGAAGCGTATGTGATGCCAAGTATGGAGAATAAGCCTTTCATCCCGAAGAAAAAGCCGCCGAAGATGACTGCAAGCGCGATGGCCGCGATAAAAGTAATAGATACAATTCCGATTAATTTTGATCTCAGGTTAAAATCTTTAGAGTGCTCGTTCTGTTCTTTTTGGTTCATGTATGACACTCCCTTCACCTGCTTACTCATACAAACAGCAC from Bacillus subtilis subsp. subtilis str. 168 encodes the following:
- the mutL gene encoding DNA mismatch repair endonuclease (Evidence 1a: Function from experimental evidences in the studied strain; PubMedId: 15375129, 22843852, 26343983, 26384423, 27369079; Product type e: enzyme); this encodes MAKVIQLSDELSNKIAAGEVVERPASVVKELVENAIDADSTVIEIDIEEAGLASIRVLDNGEGMENEDCKRAFRRHATSKIKDENDLFRVRTLGFRGEALPSIASVSHLEITTSTGEGAGTKLVLQGGNIISESRSSSRKGTEIVVSNLFFNTPARLKYMKTVHTELGNITDVVNRIALAHPEVSIRLRHHGKNLLQTNGNGDVRHVLAAIYGTAVAKKMLPLHVSSLDFEVKGYIALPEITRASRNYMSSVVNGRYIKNFPLVKAVHEGYHTLLPIGRHPITFIEITMDPILVDVNVHPSKLEVRLSKETELHDLIRDGIKDVFKQQQLIPSAQVPKKSAPAIKNEQQFITFDEKPPEKKVPEKSTAPSYSPMKLSSVVKEPVDAEEKLPPLQFDAPPIVDQEQTLEVSDVSAEQPETFEQECHEEQPQPASDRVPIMYPIGQMHGTYILAQNENGLYIIDQHAAQERIKYEYFREKVGEVEPEVQEMIVPLTFHYSTNEALIIEQHKQELESVGVFLESFGSNSYIVRCHPAWFPKGEEAELIEEIIQQVLDSKNIDIKKLREEAAIMMSCKGSIKANRHLRNDEIKALLDDLRSTSDPFTCPHGRPIIIHHSTYEMEKMFKRVM
- the ymzD gene encoding putative integral inner membrane protein (Evidence 3: Putative function from multiple computational evidences; PubMedId: 15849754, 16850406; Product type m: membrane component) codes for the protein MNQKEQNEHSKDFNLRSKLIGIVSITFIAAIALAVIFGGFFFGMKGLFSILGITYASNQTLALFILACFAVGLIIDPLTKIISIILAKSLSLKKTALFAFILYFISNLITICFADYFMQSIYIPDVLLVVISAFMAIIELAFDNQPNREAA
- the mutS gene encoding DNA mismatch repair recognition factor (Evidence 1a: Function from experimental evidences in the studied strain; PubMedId: 15375129, 16269814, 23998896, 26343983; Product type f: factor); amino-acid sequence: MAGYTPMIQQYLKIKAEHQDAFLFFRLGDFYEMFFEDAKKASQELEITLTSRDGGAAEKIPMCGVPYHSASAYIEQLIKKGYKVAICEQTEDPKAAKGVVKREVVQLITPGTVMDGKGIHESENNFIASVSACSNGYGLALSDLTTGENLAVLIERLEDVISEIYSVGAREIVVSGSLDADTVAQLRERCGATISIEDGETDEHVTIIEHLNNEDITKTFLRLYTYLKRTQKRSLDHLQPVQVYELEEAMKIDLYSKRNLELTETIRSKNKKGSLLWLLDETKTAMGGRLLKQWIDRPLIRVNQIEERQEMVETLMSHFFEREDLRERLKEVYDLERLAGRVAFGNVNARDLIQLKESLKQVPGIKQLVASLAHDKAKERAKRIDPCGDVLELLEEALYENPPLSVKEGNLIKDGYNQKLDEYRDASRNGKDWIARLEQQEREYTGIRSLKVGFNKVFGYYIEVTKANLHLLEEGRYERKQTLTNAERYITPELKEKEALILEAENNICELEYELFTELREKVKQYIPRLQQLAKQMSELDALQCFATISENRHYTKPEFSKDEVEVIEGRHPVVEKVMDSQEYVPNNCMMGDNRQMLLITGPNMSGKSTYMRQIALISIMAQIGCFVPAKKAVLPIFDQIFTRIGAADDLISGQSTFMVEMLEAKNAIVNATKNSLILFDEIGRGTSTYDGMALAQAIIEYVHDHIGAKTLFSTHYHELTVLEDKLPQLKNVHVRAEEYNGTVVFLHQIKEGAADKSYGIHVAQLAELPGDLIARAQDILKELEHSGNKPEVPVQKPQVKEEPAQLSFFDEAEKPAETPKLSKKEKQVIDAFKSLNILDMTPLEAMNEMYKLQKKLH